From Leptolyngbya iicbica LK, a single genomic window includes:
- a CDS encoding DUF3536 domain-containing protein: MSQPDEHNPQCFEHMSETSNLSPVTMPVQTAPDPQTALGVCVCIHGHFYQPPRENPYLGAVEHQPSAAPFHDWNERVHHECYRPNAYARILNEQGEVIDIVNNFAHISFNIGPTLMSWMERHDPETYRRILEADRESCDRFAGHGNAIAQVYNHIIMPLASDRDKQTQIRWGKADFVARFGREPEGIWLAETAVDYPTLEALVDEGFKFTILAPSQVQRCRTIPTADEPEPDWHEVGGGQIDPNRPYRCYLPSRNADDTHRYIDVFFYDGPISRDMGFNDVLSSSQHFAGRIGQAVRGDHRPSQLVGVATDGETFGHHRGGAEKTLAYAVTKEFPHQGWTVTNYAYYLHHCPPTWEAVLKPVTAWSCSHGVDRWQDDCGCGGGGLWHQKWRRPLRDALDWLRNELAEIFEQYGTALFTDPWAARNGYVQVIRQRTAQSREQFFRQYQHHALTHAEQVEALRLLEMQHHALLMYTSCGWFFDEVSRPEGTQILRYAARAIELAGEISGVELETEFINQLEPGLSNVPQFHNAAGVYRQLAIPSQVSLEQVVAHYAMSSLFTPYQTEQRLYCYTIQQHDYQVQRMGPLSLAVGRLQVMSDVMGDRSDLSFVVLHLGGWDFHCSVSGFRRRLDYQRAKETVLAAFSSGSAAQVILAMNEAFGDHAYNLQTLFAEERHRIMQLLSRDTLQRLDQLYDQVYRNNHGLLKAFHRDGLTVPQELQVAAEVAIRHRALESLRMLDQETIDLNGGPLNRGTVHLMQLESIAQEAQQFQCDCAIPEGQRILEGIIWRSLRHFLDNPRPEHLVENVDWLRRLINLGYRLGGISLVRSQELYWQHSAEWLSWLRQEDPAQAAVWLKPLLKLAQALAIDPEALLAHGSELRPIVEFR, translated from the coding sequence ATGTCTCAGCCCGATGAACATAATCCCCAGTGCTTTGAGCATATGAGCGAAACCAGCAACTTGTCTCCAGTAACCATGCCCGTGCAGACTGCGCCTGATCCCCAAACGGCGTTGGGGGTGTGCGTATGTATTCATGGGCATTTTTATCAGCCGCCGCGCGAAAATCCGTATCTGGGGGCGGTCGAACATCAACCCAGTGCGGCGCCCTTTCACGACTGGAATGAGCGGGTTCACCACGAGTGCTATCGCCCCAATGCCTACGCCCGCATTTTGAATGAGCAGGGTGAGGTGATTGATATTGTCAATAATTTTGCTCACATCAGCTTCAACATTGGCCCCACGCTTATGAGTTGGATGGAGCGCCATGATCCCGAAACCTATCGCCGCATTTTAGAAGCCGATCGCGAGAGCTGCGATCGCTTCGCGGGCCACGGCAATGCGATCGCCCAGGTGTACAACCACATCATCATGCCTCTGGCGAGCGATCGCGACAAACAGACGCAGATTCGCTGGGGTAAGGCCGATTTTGTGGCCCGCTTTGGCCGTGAGCCCGAAGGGATCTGGCTGGCGGAGACCGCGGTGGACTATCCCACCCTCGAAGCTCTGGTAGATGAAGGCTTTAAGTTCACCATCCTGGCACCGTCGCAGGTGCAGCGGTGTCGCACGATTCCCACGGCGGATGAGCCGGAGCCCGACTGGCACGAAGTCGGCGGCGGCCAAATTGATCCCAATCGGCCCTATCGCTGTTACTTGCCTAGCCGCAATGCGGACGACACTCACCGCTACATTGATGTCTTCTTTTATGACGGGCCGATCTCGCGCGACATGGGCTTTAACGATGTGCTGAGTTCATCGCAGCATTTCGCCGGACGTATTGGGCAAGCGGTACGGGGCGATCATCGGCCGTCGCAACTAGTGGGCGTCGCTACCGATGGCGAGACCTTTGGGCATCACCGAGGCGGCGCGGAGAAAACCCTCGCTTATGCCGTGACCAAAGAATTTCCCCATCAGGGGTGGACGGTCACGAACTACGCTTATTACTTGCATCACTGTCCGCCCACCTGGGAGGCCGTGTTGAAGCCTGTCACGGCTTGGAGCTGTTCTCACGGGGTCGATCGCTGGCAAGACGATTGCGGTTGCGGCGGCGGTGGCCTGTGGCATCAAAAATGGCGGCGGCCCCTGCGCGATGCCTTGGACTGGCTGCGGAATGAACTGGCCGAAATCTTTGAGCAGTATGGCACTGCCTTGTTTACCGATCCCTGGGCGGCGCGAAATGGCTACGTGCAGGTGATTCGTCAGCGCACGGCCCAGAGTCGCGAGCAGTTCTTTCGCCAATATCAGCATCACGCGCTGACCCATGCCGAACAGGTCGAAGCGCTACGGCTGCTGGAAATGCAGCATCATGCGTTGTTGATGTATACCAGTTGCGGTTGGTTTTTTGATGAGGTGTCACGTCCCGAGGGCACGCAGATTTTGCGCTATGCGGCGCGGGCGATCGAACTGGCGGGCGAAATCAGCGGCGTTGAGCTAGAAACCGAGTTCATCAATCAGCTCGAACCTGGTCTCAGCAATGTGCCGCAGTTTCACAATGCGGCGGGCGTCTATCGTCAGTTGGCGATTCCCTCTCAGGTGAGCTTGGAGCAGGTGGTGGCGCACTATGCCATGAGCTCCCTGTTTACGCCTTATCAAACGGAACAGCGCCTCTATTGCTACACCATTCAGCAGCATGATTATCAGGTGCAGCGCATGGGGCCGTTGTCCCTTGCGGTGGGTCGCTTACAGGTGATGTCAGATGTGATGGGCGATCGCTCCGATCTCAGCTTTGTTGTGCTGCATCTCGGCGGTTGGGACTTCCACTGTAGTGTCAGCGGTTTCCGGCGACGGCTGGATTATCAACGGGCCAAAGAGACTGTGTTGGCAGCGTTTAGCAGTGGCAGCGCCGCGCAGGTGATTTTAGCCATGAACGAGGCGTTCGGGGATCATGCTTATAATTTGCAGACCCTGTTTGCCGAAGAGCGGCACCGCATTATGCAGCTCCTTAGTCGCGATACGCTACAGCGTTTGGATCAGCTCTACGATCAGGTTTATCGCAATAATCACGGCCTGCTCAAAGCTTTTCACCGCGATGGGCTAACCGTGCCCCAAGAACTCCAAGTAGCCGCAGAAGTGGCGATCCGCCATCGGGCTTTAGAAAGCCTCCGGATGTTAGATCAAGAGACGATTGACTTGAATGGGGGGCCGCTCAATCGAGGCACGGTGCACCTGATGCAGCTAGAGAGCATCGCCCAAGAGGCCCAGCAGTTTCAATGTGATTGTGCCATTCCTGAAGGGCAACGCATCTTGGAGGGGATCATCTGGCGATCGCTACGACATTTCCTCGATAATCCCCGGCCTGAGCATCTGGTCGAGAATGTGGATTGGCTGCGACGGTTGATTAACCTGGGTTACCGTTTGGGCGGTATTTCATTGGTGCGTTCGCAGGAGTTGTATTGGCAGCACAGTGCGGAATGGCTGAGTTGGCTACGACAAGAAGACCCCGCCCAGGCTGCGGTGTGGTTAAAACCTTTGCTCAAACTCGCTCAGGCTCTAGCTATTGATCCGGAGGCGTTACTCGCTCACGGTTCGGAACTCCGGCCGATAGTTGAATTTCGCTAG